A single window of Candidatus Limnocylindrales bacterium DNA harbors:
- a CDS encoding amidase, translating to MIDITTASAGQLAEAIRRREIGSLELLDAYAARIATHDRNLNAVVTLDLDRARKRAREADDALVRGESWGPLHGLPITVKDSFETAGILTTSGFSQFAKHVPESDAVIVDRTVRAGAIVFGKTNLPTLAADFQSYNPLFGTTNNPWNVERVPGGSSGGSAAALAAGFTSFEIGSDIGGSIRTPCNWCGVYGHKPTHGIIPGRGHIPGPPGTLAEIDLAVVGPMARSADDLDLLLGIQGGASTDRATAWKLDLPAPRRRRLAEYRAALWTDDDAFPVDPAVQSVLADAARALRSAGVVVDEDARPAIRLADVYDTYFRLLAPVMVAGFSSEQYAMMEAIAASAPADAQDAATLMARYGTDSHRTWLGANEARERIRAAFADFFTRYDVLLTPVTPVTAIAHDHSDPQSLRTITVAGKKRPYFDLLGWIAPATCALLPATAAPVGIAADGMPVGMQIVGPYLEDRTTIDFAKQMSEVVGGFRAPKMGTGTIS from the coding sequence ATGATCGACATCACCACTGCCTCGGCCGGCCAGCTCGCCGAAGCGATCCGCCGCCGCGAGATCGGATCGCTCGAGCTACTCGACGCCTATGCTGCCCGCATCGCCACGCACGACCGCAACCTGAACGCCGTCGTCACGCTCGATCTCGATCGTGCACGCAAGCGTGCGCGCGAAGCCGACGACGCCCTCGTGCGCGGCGAGAGCTGGGGTCCGCTCCACGGGCTGCCGATCACGGTCAAGGATTCGTTCGAGACCGCCGGCATCCTGACGACGTCCGGATTCTCCCAGTTCGCAAAGCATGTTCCCGAAAGCGATGCGGTGATCGTCGATCGCACGGTTCGGGCCGGCGCGATCGTATTCGGCAAGACCAACCTGCCGACGCTCGCCGCCGACTTCCAGTCGTACAACCCGCTGTTCGGCACGACCAACAATCCGTGGAACGTCGAACGTGTTCCCGGCGGCTCCTCGGGCGGAAGCGCCGCCGCGCTGGCCGCCGGATTCACGTCGTTCGAGATCGGCAGCGACATCGGCGGCTCGATCCGCACGCCGTGCAACTGGTGCGGCGTCTACGGGCACAAGCCGACGCACGGGATCATTCCGGGACGCGGACATATTCCTGGCCCGCCGGGCACGCTCGCGGAGATCGATCTCGCCGTGGTCGGTCCGATGGCGCGAAGCGCCGATGATCTCGATCTGCTGCTCGGCATACAGGGCGGAGCATCCACCGATCGTGCGACCGCGTGGAAGCTCGACCTGCCCGCGCCGCGCCGCCGAAGGCTTGCCGAATATCGCGCCGCGCTGTGGACCGACGACGACGCCTTCCCGGTCGATCCCGCCGTGCAGAGCGTGCTCGCGGACGCGGCGCGAGCGCTGCGTTCGGCCGGAGTGGTCGTCGATGAAGATGCGCGGCCGGCAATCCGGCTCGCGGACGTCTATGACACATACTTCCGGCTGCTCGCGCCCGTGATGGTGGCCGGATTTTCATCCGAGCAGTACGCAATGATGGAAGCCATCGCCGCTTCGGCTCCGGCCGATGCCCAAGACGCCGCGACGCTGATGGCGCGCTACGGTACCGACTCGCATCGCACGTGGCTCGGCGCCAACGAAGCGCGCGAACGGATCCGCGCCGCATTCGCCGATTTCTTCACGCGCTACGACGTCCTGCTGACGCCGGTCACGCCGGTCACGGCGATCGCGCACGACCACAGCGACCCGCAGTCGCTGCGCACGATCACCGTCGCGGGAAAGAAGAGACCGTATTTCGACCTGCTCGGCTGGATCGCACCGGCCACGTGCGCGCTGCTTCCGGCCACCGCTGCACCGGTCGGCATCGCGGCCGACGGCATGCCGGTCGGCATGCAGATCGTCGGCCCGTACCTCGAAGACCGCACGACCATCGATTTCGCAAAACAGATGTCCGAAGTCGTCGGAGGCTTCCGCGCGCCGAAAATGGGGACAGGTACAATTTCGTAA
- a CDS encoding amidohydrolase family protein: protein MSGTQLYRGGRVRPMDGARSSDASAPGAGDTTALVIKDGRIIATGSDADMRALAGSGATTIDLDGATVLPGFVDTHPHLFHFSLLEYPLVRLWDATSHDDIVQRISARAATTPAGEWIMATPVGEPHYFIRRSWRDLAEHVLPDRHVLDRAAPDHPVWLQAWGPTTPNICVFNSAALRALGIDRATDSRQSNVWIEKDRNGDPTGRLSGPVNIYYTGDAYMDELLMRVPPLDPSIAIPATLDGVASYHRLGVTTIYEGHVMGPAEIGLFQALRQMNQLRMRVLTSLEAEQYSMPWQKPISDEEFVDNLTLSRDMTSTSDDLLRHNGVTLSRGGPLNPGFLRMREPYIGPYGELTRGREFVAPARERVALEFCAAHDVRLNFIGAGYADHDDFLANAEELAARVPIRHRRWILQHNYLCTEDHARRYAGLGFVVTTSMSFSCAKGDLFEKRIGSHVWKDLIPLRRLLDAGLTVAGGSDWGPKNIFEHIALAETHEFWGSGRRNDGPAQKIGREDALRMWTCDAASALGWEGVGSLAPGNHADLIVVDRDTLTCPTEDLAATKVLRTVLGGEVVHDTMT from the coding sequence GTGAGCGGAACGCAGTTGTACAGGGGCGGGCGCGTGCGTCCGATGGATGGTGCCCGCAGCAGCGATGCATCCGCGCCGGGCGCCGGCGACACGACGGCGCTCGTCATAAAGGATGGCCGAATCATCGCGACCGGAAGCGACGCCGACATGCGCGCGCTCGCCGGCTCGGGCGCAACGACGATCGACCTCGACGGCGCGACGGTGCTTCCGGGCTTCGTCGACACGCACCCGCACCTCTTCCACTTCAGCCTGCTCGAATACCCGCTCGTGCGCCTGTGGGATGCGACGTCGCACGACGACATCGTCCAGCGGATCTCCGCACGCGCCGCCACGACGCCGGCCGGCGAGTGGATCATGGCGACGCCCGTCGGCGAGCCGCACTACTTCATCCGCCGCTCGTGGCGCGATCTCGCCGAGCACGTGCTTCCCGACCGGCACGTGCTCGATCGCGCAGCGCCGGACCATCCGGTCTGGCTGCAGGCGTGGGGCCCGACGACGCCGAACATCTGCGTGTTCAATTCGGCGGCGCTTCGTGCGCTCGGCATCGACCGCGCGACCGACAGCCGTCAGAGCAACGTCTGGATCGAAAAAGACAGGAACGGTGATCCGACCGGACGGCTGAGCGGGCCGGTCAACATCTACTACACCGGCGACGCATACATGGACGAGCTGCTGATGCGCGTGCCGCCGCTCGACCCGTCGATCGCGATTCCAGCGACGCTCGACGGCGTCGCGAGCTACCACCGCCTCGGCGTGACCACGATCTACGAAGGCCACGTGATGGGTCCGGCGGAGATCGGCCTGTTCCAGGCGCTGCGCCAGATGAATCAGCTTCGCATGCGCGTGCTGACGTCGCTCGAAGCCGAGCAGTACTCGATGCCGTGGCAGAAGCCGATCAGCGACGAAGAGTTCGTCGACAACCTGACGCTGTCACGCGACATGACGTCGACGTCCGACGATCTGCTGCGCCACAACGGCGTCACGCTGTCGCGCGGCGGACCGCTGAACCCCGGCTTCCTGCGCATGCGAGAGCCGTACATCGGCCCCTACGGCGAGCTGACGCGCGGCCGTGAGTTCGTTGCGCCGGCGCGCGAGCGTGTTGCGCTCGAGTTCTGCGCCGCGCACGACGTACGGCTCAACTTCATCGGCGCCGGCTACGCGGACCACGACGACTTTCTCGCCAACGCCGAAGAGCTCGCCGCGCGCGTGCCGATCCGGCACCGCCGCTGGATACTGCAGCACAACTACCTGTGCACCGAGGATCATGCGCGCCGCTACGCCGGGCTCGGCTTCGTGGTCACGACCAGCATGTCGTTCTCGTGCGCGAAGGGAGACCTGTTCGAGAAACGCATCGGCTCGCATGTCTGGAAAGACCTGATTCCGCTGCGGCGGCTTCTCGATGCGGGTCTTACGGTCGCGGGCGGAAGCGACTGGGGACCGAAGAACATCTTCGAGCACATCGCGCTCGCCGAGACGCACGAGTTCTGGGGCAGCGGCCGGCGCAACGACGGACCGGCGCAGAAGATCGGCCGCGAAGACGCGTTGCGGATGTGGACATGCGACGCGGCAAGCGCACTCGGCTGGGAAGGCGTCGGGTCGCTCGCACCCGGCAATCACGCCGATCTCATCGTCGTCGACCGCGATACGCTCACGTGCCCCACCGAAGACCTGGCCGCGACGAAAGTCCTGCGTACGGTCCTCGGCGGCGAGGTCGTGCACGACACGATGACCTGA
- a CDS encoding alpha/beta fold hydrolase: protein MTAETSIRFRSGAIDLAGRLASVPNAALGCVVCHPHPLYGGDMESSVVVAISQALAGAGVSTLRFDFRGAGASGGVHGGGIPEIDDARAAVDALAAATGLSRIAVAGYSFGGFVAMNLAATDDRICAVAAVSPPIAMPGFELTASIAAPMLLVAGDRDSYCPVHKLSQFAAGDDRAKTIILTGADHFFAGREGEVARVVSDFLSNS, encoded by the coding sequence ATGACTGCCGAAACCTCGATCCGCTTTCGCAGTGGTGCGATCGATCTCGCCGGACGGCTTGCCTCGGTGCCGAACGCCGCACTCGGGTGCGTCGTCTGCCATCCGCATCCTCTTTATGGCGGAGACATGGAGAGCTCGGTCGTCGTAGCGATCTCGCAAGCGCTTGCCGGCGCCGGCGTCTCGACGCTGCGTTTCGATTTTCGCGGCGCCGGCGCGAGCGGCGGCGTCCATGGCGGCGGCATTCCCGAGATCGACGATGCGCGCGCCGCGGTCGATGCGCTCGCCGCAGCGACCGGCCTTTCGCGCATCGCGGTTGCCGGCTATTCGTTCGGCGGCTTTGTCGCGATGAACCTGGCCGCAACCGACGATCGCATATGCGCCGTCGCCGCCGTATCTCCCCCGATTGCGATGCCGGGTTTCGAGCTGACGGCGTCCATTGCAGCGCCGATGCTGCTCGTGGCCGGCGACCGCGACTCGTACTGCCCCGTGCACAAGCTCTCGCAGTTCGCCGCTGGCGACGATCGAGCGAAAACGATCATTCTTACGGGCGCAGATCATTTCTTCGCGGGCCGCGAGGGCGAAGTCGCCCGGGTTGTCAGCGATTTCCTCTCGAACAGCTGA
- a CDS encoding cupin domain-containing protein encodes MVHPVTNILRPFESKPETEVLETFAATDHFLFERVVSCGHSTPAGMWMDQPRDEWVVLLSGSARLRFQTGDEVVELKPGDALKIPAHCRHRVDWTTPEEETVWLALHYDNASEDEEDLEMATN; translated from the coding sequence ATGGTGCATCCCGTTACGAACATTCTTCGCCCCTTCGAATCCAAACCGGAAACCGAAGTGCTCGAGACTTTTGCGGCGACCGACCATTTCCTGTTCGAGCGCGTCGTGTCGTGCGGACACTCCACGCCGGCAGGAATGTGGATGGACCAGCCCCGCGACGAGTGGGTCGTGCTGCTCTCGGGCTCGGCGCGTCTTCGCTTCCAGACCGGCGACGAAGTGGTCGAGCTCAAGCCCGGCGACGCGCTGAAGATTCCGGCGCACTGCCGGCATCGGGTCGACTGGACGACTCCTGAAGAGGAGACCGTCTGGCTGGCCCTGCACTACGACAACGCCAGCGAGGACGAAGAAGACCTCGAGATGGCTACCAACTAG
- a CDS encoding hemolysin III family protein, which translates to MSRLPERHRREEIINCVTHGAGLLASIAGAIALVGMAWASQNPLQVPSVVIYCASLILVYLSSTLYHAASHPPTKSRLQVFDHCAIYVLIAGTYTPLVLLTLVGSTRWIMFSVVWTMAIAGVVFKYFFTGRMKYLSMATYMTMSFVAIFAARPLLASLPPTTTTLVLAGGASYVLGACVFLSHRPYAHSVWHLFVMGGSTCHFFAIVARIGMP; encoded by the coding sequence GTGAGCCGGCTTCCCGAGCGCCACCGGCGCGAAGAAATCATCAACTGTGTGACCCACGGCGCGGGGCTCCTCGCGAGCATCGCCGGTGCGATCGCGCTCGTCGGCATGGCCTGGGCCAGCCAGAATCCGCTGCAGGTTCCGAGTGTCGTCATCTACTGCGCCTCGCTGATCCTCGTCTACCTGTCCTCGACGCTCTATCACGCCGCGTCGCATCCGCCGACCAAGAGCCGGCTCCAGGTCTTCGACCACTGCGCGATCTATGTGCTCATTGCGGGCACGTACACTCCGCTCGTGCTGCTGACCCTTGTCGGCAGCACCAGATGGATCATGTTCTCGGTGGTCTGGACGATGGCCATCGCCGGGGTCGTCTTCAAATACTTCTTCACCGGCCGGATGAAGTACCTGTCGATGGCGACCTACATGACGATGAGCTTCGTGGCGATCTTCGCTGCGAGGCCGCTATTGGCCTCGCTGCCGCCGACGACGACCACGCTCGTGCTCGCCGGAGGTGCTTCCTACGTACTCGGGGCCTGCGTGTTCCTGTCGCACCGCCCGTACGCGCATTCGGTCTGGCACCTGTTCGTGATGGGCGGCAGCACCTGCCACTTCTTCGCGATCGTGGCACGCATCGGGATGCCCTGA
- a CDS encoding FAD-dependent oxidoreductase — MRQRLVLVGAGHTHVLVLRRWIDTPVDADVTIVTAREDSTYSGMVPGVIAGNYRIEDARIAVRPLAGRARAAVIIETAQRVDPERRVIQLSTGAELAYDVASLDVGSAVRGLDTPGVREHAIATRPIDDFDERVQRRIDGLGKARLRIAVVGGGAAGVEVSFVMRARLAAQRISAAITLVCGKDGLLPGYGSRAQRLVMREASKRGITIDRSADVERVDGDGALLFGRRVEADLVVWATGPAAPALIAASPLPHDSHGFVSVAPTLAVAGTRALFAAGDCATIDGAEWVPKAGVHAVREAPLLEKNLRAAIAGAALEEYVPQRSFLSLLNLGDDRAIATKWGLAVSGRMAWRLKDRIDRGFVRQFR, encoded by the coding sequence ATGAGGCAGCGCCTTGTCCTGGTCGGCGCGGGCCACACGCACGTCCTGGTGCTTCGGCGCTGGATCGATACGCCGGTGGACGCCGACGTCACGATCGTCACCGCACGCGAGGATTCGACGTACTCCGGCATGGTTCCGGGCGTGATTGCCGGAAATTACCGCATCGAGGATGCCCGCATCGCGGTGCGACCACTCGCCGGCCGCGCGCGAGCCGCCGTCATCATCGAAACAGCCCAGCGCGTCGATCCCGAACGGCGCGTCATCCAGCTTTCGACTGGGGCCGAGCTTGCCTACGACGTCGCAAGCCTCGATGTCGGTTCGGCCGTGCGCGGGCTCGATACTCCCGGCGTTCGTGAGCACGCGATCGCGACCCGGCCGATCGACGACTTCGACGAGCGCGTGCAGCGGCGCATCGATGGTCTCGGCAAAGCGCGGCTCCGCATCGCCGTGGTCGGAGGAGGCGCTGCCGGTGTGGAAGTATCGTTCGTCATGAGGGCGCGGCTCGCAGCGCAGCGCATCTCCGCCGCGATCACGCTCGTCTGCGGAAAAGACGGGCTGCTTCCCGGTTACGGCTCGCGAGCGCAGCGGCTCGTCATGCGCGAGGCGTCGAAACGGGGAATCACAATCGATCGGTCGGCAGACGTCGAGCGAGTCGACGGCGACGGAGCGCTGCTCTTCGGCCGGCGCGTGGAGGCGGATCTCGTGGTGTGGGCGACCGGGCCGGCCGCTCCCGCGCTGATCGCCGCATCTCCGCTTCCGCACGACAGCCATGGCTTCGTGAGCGTTGCACCGACGCTTGCGGTTGCGGGAACGCGAGCGCTGTTTGCCGCCGGCGATTGCGCGACGATCGACGGAGCCGAGTGGGTTCCGAAAGCCGGCGTGCACGCGGTGCGCGAAGCGCCGCTGCTCGAGAAGAATCTGCGTGCGGCGATCGCCGGTGCGGCGCTCGAAGAATACGTGCCGCAGCGCAGTTTCCTGTCGCTGCTGAATCTCGGAGACGATCGCGCGATTGCGACGAAGTGGGGCCTTGCGGTGTCCGGACGGATGGCGTGGCGTCTCAAGGACAGGATCGATCGCGGATTCGTGCGTCAGTTCCGCTAA
- a CDS encoding M24 family metallopeptidase, translating into MWVQTTDFTHEQLQKFRTLQRQVYATLVEVADGLRAGITEKEATRALRRAFKRQGVESYFHVPVALFGERSTYPGDFGELGALPTDRVLADEDAVIVDAAPIFDGYMIDCSYAVPRPAADPATFGEADRLLEACRKHILERATGRANMRGVAREIDAMITSAGFENCHKKHIGRVLAHRITRSAGGWLGSQRIWGLAPLPVSYFFAYGFVAANLAADFTPNWNNTRQSDCPLQPGLWAVEPHVARGATGSKFEEILVVTEETAYYLDDSLPHHQRWAAASAR; encoded by the coding sequence ATGTGGGTTCAAACCACCGACTTCACGCACGAACAGCTCCAGAAGTTCCGCACGTTGCAGCGCCAGGTCTATGCGACGCTGGTCGAGGTCGCCGATGGCCTGCGCGCCGGCATCACCGAGAAGGAAGCCACGCGGGCTCTGCGCCGCGCGTTCAAGCGTCAGGGCGTCGAGAGCTACTTCCACGTGCCGGTCGCATTGTTCGGCGAGCGCAGCACGTACCCGGGCGATTTCGGCGAGCTCGGCGCGCTTCCGACCGACCGCGTGCTTGCGGACGAGGACGCAGTGATCGTGGACGCGGCGCCGATCTTCGACGGCTACATGATCGACTGTTCCTATGCGGTACCGCGCCCCGCTGCGGACCCTGCGACGTTCGGCGAGGCCGATCGCCTGCTCGAAGCTTGCCGCAAGCACATTCTCGAGCGTGCCACCGGGCGCGCGAACATGCGCGGCGTTGCGCGCGAGATCGACGCGATGATCACGTCGGCCGGATTCGAGAACTGCCACAAGAAGCACATCGGCCGCGTGCTCGCGCACCGCATCACGCGAAGCGCGGGCGGCTGGCTCGGCTCGCAGCGGATCTGGGGCCTTGCGCCGCTGCCGGTCAGTTACTTCTTTGCCTACGGCTTCGTTGCGGCCAATCTCGCGGCGGATTTCACTCCGAACTGGAACAACACGCGCCAGTCGGATTGCCCGCTGCAGCCGGGTCTCTGGGCGGTCGAGCCGCACGTCGCGCGTGGTGCGACCGGTTCGAAGTTCGAAGAGATCCTCGTCGTGACCGAAGAGACCGCCTACTATCTCGACGACAGCCTGCCGCATCATCAGCGGTGGGCGGCCGCGTCCGCGCGTTAG
- a CDS encoding glutathione S-transferase family protein, with translation MKIYTDAVGAPNPRKLRVFCAEKGISIPHQVVDLMSGENRQPEFAKKNPMMGLPVLELDDGSYLSESLSIMEYLEELHPDPPMIGTNPVERARTREAERICELGVMASIGTIFQNTSPFFAGRIKQSADAAENARGRLAQVLAVVDARIGSQPFVAGSRPTIADCTLIAACGFAGFAGVELDPKLENLARWHADFQKRPSASA, from the coding sequence ATGAAAATCTACACCGACGCCGTCGGCGCCCCGAATCCGAGGAAGCTGCGCGTGTTCTGCGCCGAGAAAGGCATCTCCATTCCGCACCAGGTCGTCGACCTCATGAGCGGAGAGAACCGCCAGCCCGAGTTTGCGAAGAAGAACCCGATGATGGGTCTTCCGGTTCTCGAGCTCGACGACGGCTCGTATCTGAGCGAATCGCTCTCGATCATGGAATATCTCGAAGAGCTGCACCCGGATCCGCCGATGATCGGCACCAATCCCGTCGAGCGCGCACGCACGCGCGAGGCGGAGCGCATCTGCGAGCTCGGCGTGATGGCGTCGATCGGAACGATCTTCCAGAACACCAGCCCGTTCTTTGCGGGGCGCATCAAGCAGTCGGCCGATGCAGCCGAGAACGCGCGCGGAAGGCTTGCGCAGGTGCTGGCGGTCGTCGACGCGCGCATCGGGTCGCAGCCGTTCGTGGCGGGCTCGCGGCCGACGATCGCCGACTGCACGCTGATCGCAGCCTGCGGATTCGCAGGCTTCGCGGGCGTCGAGCTCGATCCGAAGCTCGAGAACCTGGCGCGCTGGCACGCGGATTTTCAGAAGAGGCCGAGCGCGTCGGCGTAA
- a CDS encoding nitroreductase family deazaflavin-dependent oxidoreductase, with product MPNAKDYVAKLITGIHESLYRLTGGGLGGRVAGMPVLLLTTTGRKSGQPRTTPLTYFELDGNVVIIASYGGDDRHPQWYQNLVHNPSVTIERGRGKEQLIARTASAEEKKKWWPTITSTYSGYAGYQRRTQRDIPVVAMTPAN from the coding sequence ATGCCGAACGCAAAAGACTACGTCGCCAAACTCATCACAGGCATCCACGAATCCCTCTACCGCCTGACCGGCGGCGGACTCGGCGGAAGAGTAGCCGGCATGCCGGTACTGCTGCTCACCACCACGGGCCGCAAAAGCGGCCAGCCCCGCACGACGCCGCTCACGTACTTCGAGCTCGATGGCAACGTCGTCATCATCGCTTCTTACGGCGGCGACGATCGTCATCCGCAGTGGTACCAGAACCTCGTCCACAATCCGTCGGTCACGATCGAGCGGGGCAGGGGCAAGGAACAGCTGATAGCGCGCACTGCTTCGGCCGAGGAAAAGAAGAAGTGGTGGCCGACGATCACGTCGACGTATTCCGGTTACGCCGGATACCAGCGCCGCACGCAGCGAGACATTCCGGTGGTCGCAATGACGCCGGCGAACTGA
- a CDS encoding DUF4142 domain-containing protein, giving the protein MRNTTIAAIISCIVFVAAGTAQAEGTGLGQIGKDLGAGVAQGLKAGLIPAADKDFMLNAASGGIAEVQMARIALEKSMSPSVKEFAQHMINDHTKANDELRSIATAKGVTLSDVPNANHKALVDKISSTPAHDFDKTYIQESGINAHREMQTLFRNESTSGLDPEIKAFATKTLPTVEMHLKESERIHDDLRTAPATK; this is encoded by the coding sequence ATGAGAAACACCACCATCGCGGCCATCATCAGTTGCATCGTGTTCGTTGCGGCCGGCACGGCGCAAGCCGAAGGAACCGGACTCGGCCAGATCGGCAAGGATCTCGGGGCGGGCGTAGCGCAGGGACTCAAGGCGGGACTGATCCCGGCGGCCGACAAGGACTTCATGCTCAATGCGGCCAGCGGAGGAATCGCCGAAGTCCAGATGGCGCGCATTGCCCTCGAGAAGTCGATGTCGCCGTCGGTCAAGGAGTTCGCGCAGCACATGATCAACGATCACACCAAGGCCAACGACGAGCTGAGAAGCATCGCAACAGCCAAGGGCGTAACGCTGTCGGACGTGCCGAACGCGAACCACAAGGCGCTGGTCGACAAGATCAGCTCCACACCGGCTCATGACTTCGACAAGACTTACATTCAGGAGTCCGGCATCAACGCGCATCGGGAAATGCAGACGTTGTTCCGTAACGAGTCCACCAGCGGGCTCGATCCGGAAATCAAGGCATTTGCCACCAAGACGCTTCCCACCGTGGAAATGCATCTGAAGGAATCCGAGAGGATCCACGACGACCTCCGCACGGCTCCTGCGACGAAGTAA
- a CDS encoding Ig-like domain-containing protein: MSDQIGQQTTGLGQPFPFPLQVIATNDSGQPVAGASVHFALAQPTNPAAATLSSTDVVTNSSGVASVTATANNTAGLFGIFATNAGAPNPAIFALMNLPVGYRPGQQLADFTAVDQAGVSRSIRSFLDGGTSYLLIDVCAMWCLPCRDVQQNAAPATAELAASALKLHVVPLLWQNTQGAPTNQTNAATWRDTFSLQEPVLHASGSNASAMYKSSQLYVGSEPGAGTPTSLLVAPDGTIIDRLVSIAHLTQDEIVRRVGDHFWLPATHTMAASQAGFRVVVGTASMTGTLLPGVEMSAALGRALFRDEVHARSLADIRDSLSFEFRAAAPLPSTGELSVTITPTWPDGHPRLLAATVLEDARPISQKFGAEFIPPLDGPLPPTIVPPVQIGFSGGILKATFDLAGMQSRWRENVQNAFNLAQITAEQRDELIANLRGFTFTVPLTIDVVAPPPPVLKALPASPANNNNPIVRGGAEAGSRITLYRTANCTGTTATFTEAVLESGFGFVVGDDTTTTLSATATDASGNVSKCTKALVYIEDSTPPVVVRRSDVVVETKAASATVVYTNPAAADSLDGATAVTCTPPSGSSFANGSNTPVTCTSQDRAKNTGSNSFNIIVQLPTTTGAVTNPGDTTVPLGSVAHSRRVRVSAGGFVPGSTVAIRFFDSDADEFAIGTAPVGDDGRFDARVKIPHEATPGPGEVIALGHSAGDGSEIERIWAVTVRPE, encoded by the coding sequence GTGTCGGATCAGATCGGTCAGCAGACGACCGGCCTCGGCCAACCATTCCCATTCCCGCTGCAGGTCATCGCGACGAATGACTCGGGCCAGCCGGTTGCGGGAGCCAGCGTTCACTTCGCGCTCGCGCAGCCGACGAACCCCGCCGCCGCGACGCTGTCCTCGACCGATGTCGTAACCAACAGCAGCGGGGTCGCCTCCGTGACGGCGACCGCCAACAACACCGCAGGCTTGTTCGGCATCTTTGCAACCAATGCCGGTGCGCCCAATCCCGCGATCTTTGCGCTGATGAACCTGCCTGTCGGCTACCGGCCGGGTCAGCAGCTGGCCGATTTCACAGCAGTCGACCAGGCGGGCGTCTCGCGCTCCATCCGCTCCTTTCTCGACGGCGGCACGAGCTACCTGCTGATCGACGTTTGCGCGATGTGGTGTCTGCCGTGCCGCGACGTGCAACAGAATGCGGCGCCGGCCACGGCCGAGCTGGCCGCAAGCGCGCTCAAGCTGCACGTCGTTCCGCTGCTCTGGCAGAACACGCAGGGCGCTCCGACCAATCAAACCAATGCCGCGACGTGGAGAGACACATTCTCGCTGCAGGAGCCCGTGCTTCACGCGAGCGGGAGCAACGCGTCGGCAATGTACAAGTCCAGCCAGCTTTACGTCGGATCGGAGCCCGGCGCAGGCACTCCGACATCGCTCCTGGTGGCGCCGGACGGAACGATCATCGACCGCCTCGTGAGTATCGCGCATCTTACGCAGGACGAGATCGTGCGCCGGGTAGGCGACCATTTCTGGCTTCCGGCCACGCACACGATGGCGGCCTCGCAGGCCGGTTTCAGGGTGGTCGTCGGTACCGCGTCGATGACCGGTACACTTCTGCCCGGCGTCGAGATGTCCGCGGCGCTCGGACGCGCACTCTTCCGCGACGAGGTTCATGCGCGCAGCCTCGCCGACATCCGCGATTCGCTGTCGTTTGAATTCCGCGCTGCCGCGCCGTTGCCGAGCACGGGCGAGCTCTCCGTCACGATCACACCGACGTGGCCCGATGGTCACCCGAGACTGCTCGCCGCGACTGTTCTCGAGGACGCGCGTCCGATCAGCCAGAAGTTCGGCGCGGAGTTCATTCCGCCGCTGGACGGCCCGCTGCCGCCGACCATCGTGCCGCCGGTGCAGATCGGTTTCAGCGGAGGAATCCTAAAGGCCACGTTCGACCTGGCCGGCATGCAGAGCCGCTGGCGCGAGAACGTCCAGAATGCGTTCAACCTCGCGCAGATCACCGCGGAACAGCGCGACGAGCTGATCGCGAACCTGCGCGGATTCACATTCACCGTGCCGTTGACGATCGACGTCGTCGCACCGCCGCCGCCCGTTCTCAAGGCGCTTCCCGCTTCGCCTGCCAACAACAACAATCCGATCGTGCGCGGAGGTGCCGAGGCCGGCTCGAGGATCACGCTCTACAGGACGGCAAACTGCACGGGGACCACGGCCACGTTCACGGAAGCTGTGCTCGAATCGGGCTTCGGATTCGTCGTCGGCGACGACACTACGACGACGCTGAGCGCAACCGCGACCGATGCGTCCGGCAACGTGTCCAAGTGCACGAAGGCGTTGGTGTACATCGAAGACTCGACGCCGCCGGTCGTGGTGCGCCGCAGCGACGTGGTGGTCGAGACCAAGGCGGCGTCGGCTACGGTCGTCTACACCAATCCGGCAGCCGCAGATTCGCTCGACGGCGCGACTGCGGTGACGTGTACGCCGCCGAGCGGCAGCAGCTTTGCGAACGGCTCGAACACGCCCGTGACGTGCACCTCGCAGGATCGCGCGAAGAACACCGGGAGCAACTCGTTCAACATCATCGTCCAGCTGCCGACGACCACCGGTGCGGTGACCAATCCCGGCGACACGACGGTGCCTCTCGGCTCGGTCGCCCACAGCCGGCGGGTACGCGTGTCGGCTGGCGGTTTCGTGCCGGGATCGACGGTGGCGATCCGATTCTTCGACTCCGATGCCGACGAGTTTGCGATCGGGACTGCACCCGTCGGCGACGACGGACGCTTCGATGCGCGGGTGAAGATTCCGCATGAGGCGACCCCGGGGCCAGGAGAGGTGATCGCGCTTGGTCACAGCGCCGGCGACGGCTCCGAGATCGAAAGGATCTGGGCTGTGACCGTCCGCCCGGAGTAA